The following is a genomic window from Spirosoma foliorum.
TGGAAACCCAATATTCATGTCATTGGCGAGAGTAAAGAGGGCGTCATTATTACGGGGAATGACTATTCGGGGAAAGATTATCCGGGGGGGAAAGACTGGACTGGGAAAGACAAATACAGTACCTATACTTCCTACGTCGTTCTGGTCGATGCGCCAGATATAATCCTAGAAAATCTGACCATTCGGAACACCGCTGGTCGAGTCGGTCAGGCGGTGGCGCTGCATGTAGAAGGTGATCGGTTCGTGTGCAAAAACTGCGTGTTGCTGGGCAATCAGGATACGCTTTATGCAGCCGCCGAAGGAAGTCGGCAGTACTACGAAAATTGCTACATCGAAGGAACGACCGACTTCATTTTCGGGAAATCAATCGCCGTTTTTCAGTCCTGCACCATCAAAAATCTTTCTGATTCGTTTATTACCGCAGCCGCTACGCCCGAGTATCAACGCTATGGTTTCGTATTTTTTGATTGCAAACTCATTGCCGATCCTGCTGCCCAAAAAGTCTATTTGGGACGCCCCTGGCGGCTTTATGCCAAAACAATTTTCATCCGAATCGATATGGGCGATCACATTTTACCCGTAGGTTGGGATAACTGGGGCAACGCCGACAACGAAAAAACGGTTCTCTACGCCGAATACGGCAGCACTGGCCCCGGTGGTAATTCATCGAAACGAGCTGGCTGGTCGAAACAGCTGTCTACTAAGGAGGCCAATCAATATACCCTGACGACCATCTTTTCTGCACAATCGGCCTGGAATCCGAAGAAGTGAAATGGCTCGCTCCCCTCTCCCAAAACAGGAGAGGGGCTAAAAAAGAGATCCAGAAAAACTTACAGAAAGTTTCTCATGAAAATTTTACCCCTAATTGGTTTAGTTTGTCTGCCAATAGTGTCAGTCATTGCACAAACGGTTAAACCGAAATCCGCGACTACGGAATCAGAAACGCCTTATGTTTCAAAAGTTTGGGTGTCGGATTTAGGCAATGGGAGTTACAAAAATCCCGTTTTGAATGCCGATTATTCCGACCCTGACGCTTGTCGGGCTGGTGATGATTATTATCTGGTAGCCTCCAGTTTCGATGCGATACCTGGCCTTCCCATTCTGCAGTCAAAAGACCTGGTTAACTGGACACTCATTGGCCATGCTCTGAAACGTCAACCACCTTTCGATCATTTTGAGAAGACGCAGCACGGTAATGGTGTTTGGGCACCCGCTATTCGTTACCACAACAATGAATTTTACATCTACTACCCCGACCCGGATTTTGGAATCTATTTGACCAAAGCTAAAAATCCAGCGGGTCCCTGGTCAGAACCGATATTGGTTGAAGGCGGCAAAGGATTGATCGACCCCTGTCCGCTTTGGGACGATAATGGGCAGGTGTATCTGGTACACGGTTGGGCTGGTAGCCGGGCAGGTATCAAAAGCGTTATTACGGTGAAAAAGCTGAGCCCCGACGGCGCGAAAGTGATCGACGAAGGAGCCATTGTTTACGACGGTCACGAAACCGATCCCACCATCGAAGGCCCCAAAATCTATAAGCGGAATGGCTATTACTACATTTTTGCTCCGGCCGGTGGTGTTCCGCAGGATTATAATAAGTAGGCCGACTAAAATACATTAGATTATTTTTTGTCCTGCTGACGAAGGAAGCATCTTTGGTAGCCGGATAAATAGCCTCACCCGAAGATGCTTCCTTCGTCAGCAGGACAAAAACGCCTTTCCAAAATAACCTAAGCTATTTATGCTTAATTACTTATAAAAAAATCCTGTTTTATCCTGTTAATCCTGTCAAAAAACAAAACTACGGTTCAGTCAACACTAACGTGCCAACACCTTGTGCAAAAAATTAGTGATGTACGTCAGCGTTGGCGTAAACCAGGGATTGAAAAACATGAACGTGTGGGGCGCATCGGCAAACGTGTGCACTTCCGAATACGTACCAAACGGCTTGAGTTTAGCCAGTAAATCATCCCGTCCGGCATGCATTCGATCCACTGAACTGTTCAAAAAGAGGATAGGTGGAGTATACTTGTCAAGGTGATTCAACGCCGACGCTTCCTGCCATAATTCAGGCTTCTGCTCTTTCGAATACCCGAACCAATAAGTCCCGGCAGATATTGACTTTGTATCATTTCCTTCGGCCGATTCGGGGTGAATAAACGCCAGCACGCCATCAATATCAACAATAGCCTGTACATCACTCGACTGCTTAGCATTGCCGCCTGTTCCTTCTAAAACTTTATTTCCGTTAGTCGTGCCAACAAGCGCGGCCAATTGTCCACCCGCCGAAAAGCCCAATACGGCAATCCGATTGGGGTCAATGGCGTACTTCTTGGCATTGGCCCGCACCCAGCGAATAGCCGCTTTCACATCATGAACACCCGCCGGATACAATGCTTCGGGCGATAGACGATACTCGACCGGAATAGCTACAAACCCTTTACCGGCCAGTTGCCCCGCCAGTGTGTTATTATGCGACCGATCGCCCGAACGCCAGCCACCGCCATGAATCATGAGCACAGCCGGGTTCGTTTTCCCGGAAGCTACTGGTGAATACACATCCAGTAGCAATTTCCGATTGGCTACCGGATTGCTATACGCAATAGCCCGCGCAACACGGACCCCAGCCGGTAAGGTCGAATCGACTATAGTTATTTCGGGATGGTATTTTTTCTCCTGAATGTATGACTTCCGTACCGTGAATGATGTATCCCGTCCGCCCGTCGGACCTAGCTGAGCCCAAGCCGAAGTGGTTATCAGGCAGCGTATTGCTACGATAACAAATGCGTATTTCTTATCGAGTTGTAGGAGTCTAACTGCCATTATTGGAATGATTTTCAGAAACGGTTTAGTTTTTTAACAACCGCGGAGTACGCAAAGGCGATGCGCAAAGATTGCTAAAGAAGTTCTCTCGTTGAGTGTAGTATTCACTACGCCGAATGAGGAGTTTATCCGTTCACCAACCAACGCTTTCTAATTCAGGTTTCGAAACTGCCTGGGCGATAGGCCGGTTTTGTTTTTAAACACCTTCGTAAAGTGCGATGGATGCTCAAAACCAAGATCATAGGCAATTTCGCTGATTGAGTTTTCGGTGCTCCACAATAAGGACTTCGCTTTCTCCACGAGCTTTAGGTGAATATGCTCGTACGTTGATTTACCCGTGTATTTGCCCAATAAATCGGACAGGTAGTTGGCAGACAGATTCAGGCGCGACGCAAAATAACCTACGTCTGGCACGCCGGATTCGATCAGCGAATGTTGGGCAAAATAATTCGTTAGCAGTCTGTCAAATTTTTCAACAATGTCGTTGCTTACGTTAGTCCTTGTTAAAAACTGCCGATCGTAAAACCGAGAGCAATACCCTAAAATCATCTCCAGATTCATCAGAATAAGATTGGCCGAGTGCTTATCTAAATTGTTCGACAGCTCTCGTTCGATATTTTGACGGCAGTCGTCTAATACCTTTTTCTCGGCTTCTGACGTATGCAAAGCCTCATTCATGTCGTACCCAAAGAAGGAGTATTCCATTAACGCATGTCCTTTGGGACTTGCATTCAAAAAATCGGGATGGATGTAAATTCCCCAACCCGTAACCCTGTTTTCGGCAGCAGGCGATAAAATCTGATTAGGAGCCGTGAACATCAGTGTCCCTTCCGAAAAGTCGTAGGTTGTCCGACCATACATAAACTTACCCTGTATTTCCTTGCAGGCAATCGAATACAAATCGATTCGGTAAGCAACACCCGGTTTCCGATGCGAACGATCTACCTTAGCCAGATCGACAACGGATAGTAAGGGGTGGATTGGTTTGCCGTAATGAAAAAAATCGTGCAGCTCCGCAATCGATTTGATATCTACAAATTCCATAACGTGCGTTGAGCGTAGTATGGACTACGCCGAACAAATAAAGTTAACAAAACAGGGCAAATACTGAATTTGCCCTGCACCTATCAGAAAAAACTGCCTCCGCCAACTTCAATCCGTTGTGCATTGACAAAGCGGCTGTCGTCGGAGAGCAGTGAGGCTACAAATAGGCCAACGTCTTCGGCTTCACCAAGGCGACCCAGTGCGGTCATACCGGCAATTTGCTTGCGCTGATTTTCATCGCCCTTTCCTCCACCAAACTCCGTGTCGATCGCACCGGGTGCAACAGTGTTGACCCGGATTTTCCGATCAGCATACTCTCGGGCGAAATACCGTGTCAACCCTTCCAGTGCTGCTTTGAGAGAACCATAAACAGCAACTCCCGGAAAAACGGCTCGGGCCAGCGCCGATGAGATATTGATGATATGTCCCCCATCAACGATCAACGGAATCAACGTCTGGGTCAGAAAAAAGACTCCCTTAAAATTTACAGTAACGAGTTGATCGAAAATAGCTTCGGTTGTATCCTGAATGCGTGTCCGCTGGGCTATTCCGGCATTATTAACAAGATAATCGAAGTTCTCTCGATTCCATTCGTTTTTCAACACTTGAAGGAGTTGTTCGCTGAACTCAGCGAATGATCCCACCTTCGCCGAATCCAATTTTAACGCAACGGCTTTACCCCCATTCCGGTTGATTTCAGCCACTACGGATTCTCCCTCTTCAGCGTGCGTGTTGTATGTAAGAATAACGCCAATGCCACGCTTTGCTGCATTCAACGCGATACTTCGCCCGATACCCCGGCTACCGCCAGTCACCAGGGCGACTTTCGATGTTTGATTTTCTGTGTTCATAACTATCCTTTTTATGACACAAAATTCCCGCATCTCATTGCCAATAAATTAAACATTTGAAGGCGTGACTTATACATTTCACGGTATTTCATCCGAAAAGTAACTCTCCCCTCACCCAGCGAGTGAAAGTAATCCGCCCGTCCAGCGTAAGTTGGCCTAAATGAGGTAGTTTATGGCCCAAATGGAATAGCTCCTCTGGGTTCAGTTCTTTACTTTTGACTATTCTGTATATCCTCTTCTTATAACCATGAAAATCAACCTCTTTCTAGTCATCATCGTGCTTGTGGCTGCCTTTTCCGGCTGCTCATTGTCCAAAACCAAAACGACGTTGACTACCCATAAAACCCAACTTATACCCGTAGCCGACAGCGTCAGGCTTGAAGTACTCGACTGGAGTGGCGAAGGCCAGCCGCTGGTGTTCCTGACGGGCTTTGGTAACACGGCCCACGTCTTCGATGAGTTTGCGCCCAAATTCACCAATCAGTACCACGTCTATGCCATTACGCGTCGGGGTTTCGGCCAGTCATCCAAACCTAAAACGGGCTACGACATGGGTACGCTGGCGCATGATATTCTGATTGTGCTGGATTCCTTACACGTTTCGAAAGCCCTGCTGGTGGGCCATTCCATTGCCGGCGATGAGATGAGCAAATTCGCGTCATCGTATCCAGATCGGGTGAGTAAATTGGTTTACCTCGATGCCGCCTACGATCGCTCCAATCTCCTGCAACTATTCGCCAAACTTCCTCCTCAACCAACTCCAACCGCAAAAGACTCTGCATCAGTGGCTAACTTCAGCCGGGGTATAGAAGAAGTTATGGGTGTACCGATGCCAGCCGAAGAAATCCGAGAAACGGCTGTTTTCTCAAAAGAAGGCAAATACCTACGAGACGTAACGCCTGAATTTGTTTTCCCGGCTACCTTATCGAAGTTAGAGCGCCCTGATTACCGACATATTTACTGTCCGGCGCTGGCGATTTATGCTCGACACAGCACTGTTCGCAGTGACTTTCCTTGCTATGATCGCTTTGATTCTACTGATCGTAAGAAGGCCATAGCCGCCTTTCCCATGATGACGAAATTTACTGCCGACCAGGAAAATCTCTTCCGAAAAGAAGTCGCCAAAGGTACGGTTACAGGTATTAAAGACGCGAACCACTACGTGTTTATCTCGCATCCTGCCGAAACAGAAAAGCTGATCCGGGATTTCCTGAAGTAGCTTTCCTGTTTAGCCCAAAATGGTAAGTTTTTGTCATTCCGACGCCAGGAGGAATCTCAACGTTGTGTATTGATCAAGCTTAAGATTCCTCCTGGCGTCGGAATGACAAAAAACCAGTTAATCAAAGTCATTATTAGAAAGTTAAAAACAGGCTCGTTATTTTAGGGCTATCACAAAAAACTGTACCACGGTTTACTACTACACGTAAACAAACCGTAGCGCAGCTTTTGGCGAAAGTCCTGTATTCCATAAGCAACCTGTTCCTCTTTCTGCATGAAAACCCGATTTCTCATTTGGCTTGGCCTTGCCTTCTCTTTGAACTGTTTGGGGCAAAGCCGCCCGGCCTCATCAACCACCTACGACGTACTCATTCGCAACGGTCTTATCTACGATGGGTCGGGTCAGAAACCTTACCGGGGCGATGTGGCCATTCGCGCTGATCGCGTTGTCGCTGTTGGCAAGCTAACGAGCGCGAAAGCCACCACCGTTATCGACGCAAACGGCATGGCGGTAGCACCGGGTTTTATCAATGTTCTCTCGCACGCGGGGAGCCATCTGCTTAAAGATGGGCATTCCATGAGCGATCTAAAACAAGGCATAACCACCGAAGTGTTCGGCGAGCTTTCCTGGGGGCCCGTCAACCCCGATAAATTACCCTTCTTACAGAGCAGTTGGTTAAAAGCACAAGGCCAAACCTACGACTGGACGACTCTGGAAGGATTCATGCAAAAACTTGAACGAAAAGGGGTTACCCCAAATTTTGCCTCCTATGTAGGGGCGGGCGAAATACGGATGATGGTGCTGGGTGAAAACGACGTAAAACCGACCCCTACGCAACTCGCGCAGATGCAAACGCTGGTTCGGCAAGCTATGGAAGGTGGAGCCTTGGGCGTAACCACGATGCTTATTTATCCACCCAATACGTTTGCCAATACCGATGAGCTAATTGCCCTCTGCCGTGAAGCGGCCCGCTACAAAGGCCGGTACATCGTGCACATGCGAAGTGAGGCCGATCGACTTGAAGAGGGCATTCAGGAACTGATCCGCATCGGGAAAGAAGCTAAAGTGCCCGTTGAACTCTATCATTTCAAAGCCAGTGGAGTACGCAACTGGCCCAAAGTCGACAAAGCCATTGCCCTGATTAATAACGCCCGACAACAAGGACAGGACGTTACCGCCAATATGTACACCTACACGGCCGGCGGAACCGGCCTAACCAGTTGTCTGCCACCTTATGTCTTCAACGGTGGATTTCTGGCGGGCTGGAAACGCTTACAAGACCCCGACGAACGGCGCAAAATTGCGCAGGAGGTGCATCAGCAAACCCAGCCCTGGGAGAATCTGTTTCAGTTGGCTGGTTCGATGGATAATATTGTGCTGGCTGGTTTTGAACAGGACTCGCTCAAAAAATACGAAGGAAAAACACTGGGGCAAGTAGCGGCCATACGCGCTAAAGATCCGCTCGAAACGGCAATGGACTTGATTGTACAGGACAAAAGTCGAGTCGGGACGCTTTACTTTCTAATGTCGGAAGAGAACGTTAAAAAAGAAATCCGTCAGCCTTGGGTTAGCTTTGGGTCTGATGCGGGTTCGGCTACGATTGCCGATACACTGGCGGGAAAGGGGCATCCTCGCGAGTTTGGCAACTTCGCCCGGTTGCTGGGCAAGTACGTCCGGGAAGAAAAAGTCATCTCGCTCGAAGAGGCCGTCCGACGACTGACCAGTTTACCAGCCAGCAACCACAAGCTCATCAGTCGGGGCTTCCTCAAACCTGGTTACTTCGCCGATGTCGTGATCTTCGACCCTGCCACCATTGCCGACAAGGCCACTTACGAAAAACCCTTTCAGTATGCCGTCGGAGTCGAACACGTTTGGGTCAATGGCAAACAGGTTTTGCGGAACGGCGAGCATACTGGAGTGTTACCAGGCCGTGCGTTGTGGGGGCCGGGTAAGAAAAATCCCGTTGGCCAATAATACCTGGCAATTCTCCCGCTCGTCAGGCTCCCCACCCCAATCGACGCTTCGGTTGGGGTGGGGTAAAATTCTGAAAACTTAAACAACCGGCAACTTCCAGCCATTATGATAATGAGCTGCTATCAGCGCGTTGGCCTGTGCATCATTCTTAAATCCTTTTGCTGCCGTATCCCAGTACACTTTTCGGCCCGTTTTGTACGCAATGTTGCCCATGTGGGCGTTAATGGCGGCAATACTGCCGGTTTCAATGCCGCACTTAAGCAGACTGGCATCGTTCGCTTTGATGGCATTGACGAAGTTTTTCGTGTGCTCGTTCAGGTAATCGCCATTTCGGGCCTGATTAGGGATGCTGTCTACTTTATAAACCTTGATCCCGTTCTTGGTTTGGGTTTCGGGCAACAGCGACCAGCCATCCCGGTTTAGCACCAACGTTGCATTATTGCCAATGAAGGCAATGCCTTCGGTACGGCCATAGTTACCACCATCAATACCCGTTGCATGTTCCCAGAGCATATTGAAGCCATCGTATTCATAAACAGCCTGTAGGGTGTCCGGCGTTTCAGAGGCATCGTCGGGATAGGCGAGTTTACCGCCCGAGGCCATCACCGATTTGGGTGCTTTCGCATTCATGGCATAGAGCGCGATGTCAATTTCATGAACGCCCCAATCGGTCATCAGGCCGCCCGCATAATCCCAGAACCAGCGAAAATTGAAATGGAAGCGGTTCGGATTGAAAGGTCGTTTGGGAGCTGGGCCCAGCCACATGTCGTAGTCGACACCAGCGGGGGGCGCACTATCGGGGAGAACCGGTACGGGATTCATCCAGCCCTGATAGGCCCATACTTTCACCAGACGAATATTGCCCAGCTTCCCCGACCGGATATATTCAATGGCTTTTTCGTAGTGCGAACCGCTGCGTTGCCACTGGCCAACCTGCACAATTTTGTTGTACTTCTTCGCGGCTGCTAGCATCAGATTACATTCTTCAATGCTGTTGGCTAATGGCTTCTCCACGTACACGTGTTTGCCCGCCGATACTGAGTCAATCATGGCCATGCAGTGCCAGTGGTCGGGCGTACCAATGATGACGGCATCGATATCCTTATGTTCCAGCAGCTTCCGATAGTCTTTAAAGAGTAGCGGTTTATTTTTTTGCATCACCTGCACATCGGCAGCACGTTTGTCCAGCACACTCTGATCGACATCGGCCAGCGCAACACACTCGACATCGCTCATGAGCAAATGCGAGCGCAGGTCCGACCAGCCCATGCCGTTGCAGCCAATAAGGCCAACCTGAAGCTTATCGTTTGGGGAAATCGTTTTGCGCTGACTGGCAATGGCCTCCAGACTAGGCAAACTAATCAATCCCGCTCCAGTAGCGGTCATGGCTGAGTTTCGTAAAAAATTCCTGCGTGAAGTTTTCATACTGTTTCGGGGTTTAGAACGGGCTTGACGATGCCTATCTACGAAAGCACAGCAGGTCATTTACCTAATAGTTTCTGAAGGATTTCTGACAGGATTAACAGGATTTTTAATAGCAAAACCAATCCTGTTCATCCGAACGTCGGCCCGGCTGTAAATCCTGTCGAAAAACGTAGCAAACTCAGTTTAACTACCGTTCAATAAGTAACCATAAAGTCCTTATAGCGAAAGAATTACATTCGATAAGGATCAAAACAGATGTGGTATGAGCGCTCCTCAACCTTCTTTCCATCCGCCTTACGACATCCACCTGCTCCGGGGGCCCACCGAAGCGAAAATTCGGTACCTGCTGGGTACCAGCGCTCCCTACAACTGGATTCCGTTTATTCCGGTCCACATAACCGGCAGCAACTAGGATGTCCAACTACAACACGCCCGAATGCCTGAACAGGCGACCCTATTCAAAGGTAAAATTCTGGATGAACCCGCGCCTTATTTCGTCAACGAAGAAGAAGTCCCCCAATCAGGCAAACTCATTACGCGCATCTACCAGCGGTTCTGGCCAATCATCATTCACCTACTAACTTCTGCGGTTTACCTACACCCTATCCTCCTTCGCAACTTTCTCTAAAATAGCGGCTTGGCTTACGGTATTTTTAACTGACTTAGATTCTCGCCGGGTTTTAATCCGGCGAGAATCTAATAACTGGTGCTTATCGACAATCTTGTAGGCCTCAAACGTAATCGAAGTATGAACCCAACCATCCTCCAAATGCAAGCTGATCTTAGGTCGTTGATCGAACAGCAGCACCGGGTAGAGGCTTTGGTGAAGATTCTGGCGCATAGCACCCAAACTAAACGGTCCTCGCCAGAATCAGCCTCTGTGGCTGAGCCAACCACCGATAGCCCATCGACAGAGTCAGTCAATACGCGTTCCATTTCCCCTCTACAATCCCAACCCTGAGCATCAAAAATGACTCTACTGATTAGCCATAGCTCCCTAAAATCTCTATGAATTATGAGTTAATCATTAAAGAGCAGGAAGAGATTACCCCTGATCTAACCCTGCTCGACGACAGCGAACTAGACCGATACCAACGACTGATTAGCCCGCAGAAGAAATTGTCGTTCCTGACGGGCCAAACGGTTCTGAAACAAGTACTGGCCAACTGTTTAGGCATATCACCCGCTTCTATTTCATTTGCGCTAACACCTATGGGCAAACCATATCTGCCTGCGCTGGCCGAAACGACTATGCCCTTTTTCAACCTATCCCATTCCGAAGGCCATTACCTGATTGGCCTCTCCAGTTGTCCTATTGGGGTCGATATTGAACTACCGAAAGCCATTGACCTGACGAACGTCCGGCACTTTCTGACGCCCCACGAGTATGAACAGATAAAGGTCTTTCCCAAATCGCTTCACTCGTCCATATTCTACCGGCTTTTTACGACGAAGGAAGCCTTTTTGAAAGCAACCGATAAATGGTGGGCGCTGGATACAGTTCGTTTTCAACTGGAAAATCACCACTGGGCACTCACATCGCCCGGTGAGTCATTTCAGTTTTATCAACGTGATTATAAGGGCCATTACATAGCCGTTTGTCTGGACATGACCGTGATTACGACACAGCGATAAATGACTTAGCGCCAGTCAGTAGAATAAGCGCCTATTCGTTTTTTTGATGGTGATCGGCTGTTATAATCGCCTTTCTATCACGCTCATGTCCAGTAGCAATACAACCCAGTCGACGAGTAAGCCTTTCATTGACTACTTCTACAAATGGGAGCGCGAGAAAGCCAATCAGGTGTACCTCCGGCAACCTGTTGGCGATACATACATTGACTATACCTGGGCCGAAGTAGGGCGACAGGCCCGTTCGATGGCGAGCTATCTTCGTTCACTCGATCTACCGCCCCAAAGCCCAATCGGTCTGGTTTCTAAAAACTGTCCGCATTGGCTCATTGCCGACATTGCCATTCTCATCAGCGGCCATATATCGGTCCCGTTATACCCAACCCTAACCGCCGAACAACTCCATTCGGTACTGGAACATAGCCAGTGTTCCGTGCTATTTGCCGGGAAACTGGATAACTGGAGCACCATGCGAGCCGGTGTGCCGACGGATGTCCTCTGCATCACGTTCCCAGAAAATCAATCTGATTCTGAGGCCCGTTCGTGGGATGACATTGTGGCCAGTTACCCACCCATGATCGAAAGTCCTAAACCGAGTCCCGACGACCTGTTCACCATTATTTATACCTCTGGCACCACTGGTCGACCCAAAGGCGTTATGATCGATTACCGGGCAGCCGCCGAAATCGCCGAATCGACTCGTACCCAAACCTTTCAGGATTTAGCGGGATCCCGTTTTTTTTCATACTTACCGCTTTGCCACGTAGCTGAACGGAACATTGTCGAAGCGCTCGGTTTAATCACGGGCGGCACCATTTATTTTGTTGAGTCGCTTGCCACGTTTGCCAAAAATCTGGCGGCTGCCCGACCCACACACTTTTTGGCCGTGCCGCGTATCTGGACGAAGTTTCAGCAGAGTATTCAGGCAAACCTGCCCGAATCCAGGCTACAGATGCTGCTCCGTATTCCGGTCGTCTCTAGCTTAGTTAAACGCAAAATCCGTCAGCGCCTTGGATTGAATGATACGGTCATGATTCTGACTGGTGCAGCGCCCATGCCCATTCCGCTACTTCAGTGGTTTCGTCGACTGGGCATCTGCATTCAGGATAGTTACGGGATGACGGAGAATCTGGGCGCGGTTTCGATGATGCCTCCCGATCGGATTAAGGATGGCACGGTGGGCCGAATTAACGACGGTATGAACGTTCGAATTGATCCGGATACGGGCGAAATTCTCACGCAGGCACCCTGGAACATGCGGGGCTATTACCGTGATCCAGAACTGACTGCCAAAACGCTCACGGCTGATAACTGGCTGCATACGGGAGACATTGGCGAACTTGATGCCGACGGCTATCTCCGAATTACGGGGCGACTGAACGACCTCTATAAAAGCCCCAAAGGTGAATTTATCAGTCCCGCAAAACTGGAATTCGGATTTAGTGAAAACCCACTCATCGATCAGATTTGCGTGATGGGAATGCACTTACCCCAACCCATTGCCTTGCTGGTTCTGTCGGAAGTTGGCCAGAAAACGCTTCCGGTCGATGTGGCCAAAAGCCTGACCGATACACTGGCTGTGTCCAATAACCAGTTACAAGCCTACGAACGCATAAAGAAAGTTATCCTTGTTAAAGACGCCTGGACAGTAGATAACAACCTAATGACGCCTACGCTAAAAATCAAGCGAAAAGAACTCGAAAAACGATACCAGTCAGCCATTAATGGCTGGTACAATCAGGAAGAACTTGTTGTGTG
Proteins encoded in this region:
- a CDS encoding pectinesterase family protein codes for the protein MIRPLLLLFLLIWTTSSFAQTPPPASPTVSVTVTVAQDGSGNYKTIQEAVNNFRDHMQVRVTLYIKNGVYAEKLVIPSWKPNIHVIGESKEGVIITGNDYSGKDYPGGKDWTGKDKYSTYTSYVVLVDAPDIILENLTIRNTAGRVGQAVALHVEGDRFVCKNCVLLGNQDTLYAAAEGSRQYYENCYIEGTTDFIFGKSIAVFQSCTIKNLSDSFITAAATPEYQRYGFVFFDCKLIADPAAQKVYLGRPWRLYAKTIFIRIDMGDHILPVGWDNWGNADNEKTVLYAEYGSTGPGGNSSKRAGWSKQLSTKEANQYTLTTIFSAQSAWNPKK
- a CDS encoding alpha/beta hydrolase; translated protein: MAVRLLQLDKKYAFVIVAIRCLITTSAWAQLGPTGGRDTSFTVRKSYIQEKKYHPEITIVDSTLPAGVRVARAIAYSNPVANRKLLLDVYSPVASGKTNPAVLMIHGGGWRSGDRSHNNTLAGQLAGKGFVAIPVEYRLSPEALYPAGVHDVKAAIRWVRANAKKYAIDPNRIAVLGFSAGGQLAALVGTTNGNKVLEGTGGNAKQSSDVQAIVDIDGVLAFIHPESAEGNDTKSISAGTYWFGYSKEQKPELWQEASALNHLDKYTPPILFLNSSVDRMHAGRDDLLAKLKPFGTYSEVHTFADAPHTFMFFNPWFTPTLTYITNFLHKVLAR
- a CDS encoding helix-turn-helix domain-containing protein, translating into MEFVDIKSIAELHDFFHYGKPIHPLLSVVDLAKVDRSHRKPGVAYRIDLYSIACKEIQGKFMYGRTTYDFSEGTLMFTAPNQILSPAAENRVTGWGIYIHPDFLNASPKGHALMEYSFFGYDMNEALHTSEAEKKVLDDCRQNIERELSNNLDKHSANLILMNLEMILGYCSRFYDRQFLTRTNVSNDIVEKFDRLLTNYFAQHSLIESGVPDVGYFASRLNLSANYLSDLLGKYTGKSTYEHIHLKLVEKAKSLLWSTENSISEIAYDLGFEHPSHFTKVFKNKTGLSPRQFRNLN
- a CDS encoding SDR family NAD(P)-dependent oxidoreductase, translated to MNTENQTSKVALVTGGSRGIGRSIALNAAKRGIGVILTYNTHAEEGESVVAEINRNGGKAVALKLDSAKVGSFAEFSEQLLQVLKNEWNRENFDYLVNNAGIAQRTRIQDTTEAIFDQLVTVNFKGVFFLTQTLIPLIVDGGHIINISSALARAVFPGVAVYGSLKAALEGLTRYFAREYADRKIRVNTVAPGAIDTEFGGGKGDENQRKQIAGMTALGRLGEAEDVGLFVASLLSDDSRFVNAQRIEVGGGSFF
- a CDS encoding alpha/beta fold hydrolase encodes the protein MKINLFLVIIVLVAAFSGCSLSKTKTTLTTHKTQLIPVADSVRLEVLDWSGEGQPLVFLTGFGNTAHVFDEFAPKFTNQYHVYAITRRGFGQSSKPKTGYDMGTLAHDILIVLDSLHVSKALLVGHSIAGDEMSKFASSYPDRVSKLVYLDAAYDRSNLLQLFAKLPPQPTPTAKDSASVANFSRGIEEVMGVPMPAEEIRETAVFSKEGKYLRDVTPEFVFPATLSKLERPDYRHIYCPALAIYARHSTVRSDFPCYDRFDSTDRKKAIAAFPMMTKFTADQENLFRKEVAKGTVTGIKDANHYVFISHPAETEKLIRDFLK
- a CDS encoding N-acyl-D-amino-acid deacylase family protein codes for the protein MKTRFLIWLGLAFSLNCLGQSRPASSTTYDVLIRNGLIYDGSGQKPYRGDVAIRADRVVAVGKLTSAKATTVIDANGMAVAPGFINVLSHAGSHLLKDGHSMSDLKQGITTEVFGELSWGPVNPDKLPFLQSSWLKAQGQTYDWTTLEGFMQKLERKGVTPNFASYVGAGEIRMMVLGENDVKPTPTQLAQMQTLVRQAMEGGALGVTTMLIYPPNTFANTDELIALCREAARYKGRYIVHMRSEADRLEEGIQELIRIGKEAKVPVELYHFKASGVRNWPKVDKAIALINNARQQGQDVTANMYTYTAGGTGLTSCLPPYVFNGGFLAGWKRLQDPDERRKIAQEVHQQTQPWENLFQLAGSMDNIVLAGFEQDSLKKYEGKTLGQVAAIRAKDPLETAMDLIVQDKSRVGTLYFLMSEENVKKEIRQPWVSFGSDAGSATIADTLAGKGHPREFGNFARLLGKYVREEKVISLEEAVRRLTSLPASNHKLISRGFLKPGYFADVVIFDPATIADKATYEKPFQYAVGVEHVWVNGKQVLRNGEHTGVLPGRALWGPGKKNPVGQ
- a CDS encoding Gfo/Idh/MocA family protein — protein: MKTSRRNFLRNSAMTATGAGLISLPSLEAIASQRKTISPNDKLQVGLIGCNGMGWSDLRSHLLMSDVECVALADVDQSVLDKRAADVQVMQKNKPLLFKDYRKLLEHKDIDAVIIGTPDHWHCMAMIDSVSAGKHVYVEKPLANSIEECNLMLAAAKKYNKIVQVGQWQRSGSHYEKAIEYIRSGKLGNIRLVKVWAYQGWMNPVPVLPDSAPPAGVDYDMWLGPAPKRPFNPNRFHFNFRWFWDYAGGLMTDWGVHEIDIALYAMNAKAPKSVMASGGKLAYPDDASETPDTLQAVYEYDGFNMLWEHATGIDGGNYGRTEGIAFIGNNATLVLNRDGWSLLPETQTKNGIKVYKVDSIPNQARNGDYLNEHTKNFVNAIKANDASLLKCGIETGSIAAINAHMGNIAYKTGRKVYWDTAAKGFKNDAQANALIAAHYHNGWKLPVV
- a CDS encoding 4'-phosphopantetheinyl transferase family protein, which produces MNYELIIKEQEEITPDLTLLDDSELDRYQRLISPQKKLSFLTGQTVLKQVLANCLGISPASISFALTPMGKPYLPALAETTMPFFNLSHSEGHYLIGLSSCPIGVDIELPKAIDLTNVRHFLTPHEYEQIKVFPKSLHSSIFYRLFTTKEAFLKATDKWWALDTVRFQLENHHWALTSPGESFQFYQRDYKGHYIAVCLDMTVITTQR